One genomic window of Piliocolobus tephrosceles isolate RC106 chromosome 19, ASM277652v3, whole genome shotgun sequence includes the following:
- the SLC5A3 gene encoding sodium/myo-inositol cotransporter yields the protein MRAVLDTADIAIVALYFILVMCIGFFAMWKSNRSTVSGYFLAGRSMTWVAIGASLFVSNIGSEHFIGLAGSGAASGFAVGAWEFNALLLLQLLGWVFIPIYIRSGVYTMPEYLSKRFGGHRIQVYFAALSLILYIFTKLSVDLYSGALFIQESLGWNLYVSVILLIGMTALLTVTGGLVAVIYTDTLQALLMIIGALTLMIISIMEIGGFEEVKRRYMLASPDVTSILLTYNLSNTNSCNVYPKKEALKMLRNPTDEDVPWPGFILGQTPASVWYWCADQVIVQRVLAAKNIAHAKGSTLMAGFLKLLPMFIIVVPGMISRILFTDDIACINPEHCMLVCGSRAGCSNIAYPRLVMKLVPVGLRGLMMAVMIAALMSDLDSIFNSASTIFTLDVYKLIRKSASSRELMIVGRIFVAFMVVISIAWVPIIVEMQGGQMYLYIQEVADYLTPPVAALFLLAIFWKRCNEQGAFYGGMAGFVLGAVRLILAFAYRAPECDQPDNRPGFIKDIHYMYVATGLFWVTGLITVIVSLLTPPPTKEQIRTTTFWSKKNLVVKESCSPKEEPYKMQEKSILRCSENNETINHVIPNGKSEDSIKGLQPEDVNLLVTCREEGNPVASLGHSEAETPVDAYSNGQAALMGEKERKKETEDGGRYWKFIDWFCGFKSKSLSKRSLRDLMEEEAVCLQMLEETRQVKIILNIGLFAVCSLGIFMFVYFSL from the coding sequence ATGAGAGCTGTACTGGACACAGCAGACATTGCCATAGTGGCCCTGTATTTTATCCTGGTCATGTGCATTGGTTTTTTTGCCATGTGGAAATCTAATAGAAGCACCGTGAGTGGATACTTCTTGGCGGGGCGCTCTATGACCTGGGTAGCAATTGGTGCCTCTCTGTTTGTGAGCAATATTGGGAGTGAGCACTTCATTGGGCTGGCAGGATCTGGAGCTGCAAGTGGATTTGCAGTGGGCGCATGGGAATTCAATGCCTTACTGCTTTTACAACTTCTGGGATGGGTTTTCATCCCAATTTACATCCGGTCAGGGGTATATACCATGCCTGAATACTTGTCCAAGCGATTTGGTGGCCATAGGATTCAGGTCTATTTTGCAGCCTTGTCTCTGATTCTCTATATTTTCACCAAGCTCTCAGTGGATCTGTATTCGGGTGCCCTCTTTATCCAGGAGTCTTTGGGTTGGAATCTTTATGTGTCTGTCATCCTGCTCATTGGCATGACTGCTTTGCTGACTGTCACCGGAGGCCTTGTTGCAGTGATCTACACAGACACTCTACAGGCTCTGCTCATGATTATTGGGGCACTTACACTTATGATTATTAGCATAATGGAGATTGGAGGGTTTGAGGAAGTTAAGAGAAGGTACATGTTGGCCTCACCCGATGTCACTTCCATCTTATTGACATACAACCTTTCCAACACAAATTCTTGTAATGTCTACCCTAAGAAAGAAGCCCTGAAAATGCTGCGGAATCCAACAGATGAAGATGTTCCTTGGCCTGGATTCATTCTTGGGCAGACCCCAGCCTCAGTATGGTACTGGTGTGCTGACCAAGTCATCGTGCAGAGGGTCCTTGCAGCCAAAAACATTGCTCATGCCAAAGGCTCTACTCTTATGGCTGGCTTCTTAAAGCTCCTGCCAATGTTTATCATAGTTGTCCCAGGAATGATTTCCAGGATACTGTTTACTGATGACATAGCTTGCATCAACCCAGAGCACTGCATGCTAGTGTGTGGAAGCAGAGCTGGTTGCTCCAATATTGCTTACCCACGCCTGGTGATGAAGCTGGTCCCTGTGGGCCTTCGGGGCTTAATGATGGCAGTGATGATTGCAGCTCTGATGAGTGACTTGGACTCTATCTTTAACAGTGCCAGTACCATATTCACCCTTGATGTATACAAACTTATCCGCAAGAGCGCAAGCTCCCGGGAGTTAATGATTGTGGGGAGGATATTTGTGGCATTTATGGTGGTGATCAGCATAGCATGGGTGCCAATCATCGTGGAGATGCAAGGAGGCCAGATGTACCTTTATATTCAGGAGGTAGCAGATTACCTGACACCCCCAGTGGCAGCCTTGTTCCTGCTGGCAATTTTCTGGAAGCGCTGCAATGAACAAGGGGCTTTCTATGGTGGAATGGCTGGCTTTGTTCTTGGAGCAGTCCGTTTGATACTGGCCTTTGCCTACCGTGCCCCAGAATGTGACCAACCTGATAATAGGCCAGGCTTCATCAAAGACATCCATTATATGTATGTGGCCACAGGATTGTTTTGGGTCACGGGACTCATTACTGTAATTGTGAGCCTTCTCACGCCACCTCCCACAAAGGAACAGATTCGTACCACCACCTTTTGGTCTAAGAAGAACCTGGTGGTGAAGGAGAGCTGCTCCCCGAAAGAGGAACCATACAAAATGCAAGAAAAGAGCATTCTGAGATGCAGTGAGAATAATGAGACCATCAACCACGTCATTCCCAATGGGAAATCTGAAGACAGCATTAAGGGCCTTCAACCTGAAGATGTTAATCTGTTGGTAACCTGCAGAGAGGAGGGCAACCCGGTGGCATCTTTAGGTCATTCAGAGGCAGAAACACCAGTTGATGCTTACTCCAATGGGCAAGCAGCTCTCAtgggtgagaaagagagaaagaaagaaacggagGATGGAGGTCGGTACTGGAAGTTCATAGACTGGTTTTGTGGCTTTAAAAGTAAGAGCCTCAGCAAGAGGAGTCTCAGAGACCTGATGGAGGAGGAGGCTGTTTGTTTACAGATGCTAGAAGAGACTCGGCAAgttaaaataatactaaatattgGACTTTTTGCTGTGTGTTCGCTTGgaattttcatgtttgtttatttctccttatgA